A window of Triplophysa dalaica isolate WHDGS20190420 chromosome 7, ASM1584641v1, whole genome shotgun sequence contains these coding sequences:
- the nlk1 gene encoding nemo-like kinase, type 1, giving the protein MAFHGSTRPTVCGNLFPGSDLGHKYFCVSTTAGTTSTGLGATPNPTGPITPAGTPRHPASLGGSAGGGAAIPQPHSNPASEVPSPAEMEPDRPIGYGAFGVVWAVTDPRDGRKVALKKMPNVFQNLVSCKRVFRELRMLCFFKHDNVLSALDILQPPQIDCFEEIYVITELMQSDLHKVIVSPQPLTTDHIKVFLYQILRGLKYLHSAGILHRDIKPGNLLVNSNCLLKICDFGLARVEEPDPSRHMTQEVVTQYYRAPEVLMGCQHYTSSIDVWSVGCIFAELLGRRILFQAQSPIQQLDLITDLLGTPPLSAMSSACEGARAHILRGPHKPPSLSVLYMLSDGATHEAVHLLCRMLVFDPAKRISGSDALSHPYLDEGRLRYHTCMCKCCYSVPSGRVYTRDFEPPADRPFSHNYEQSMHSVWQGKELIHRFITEHQQGKRVPLCINPQSAAFKTFIRSTAWHSSKVSRKEER; this is encoded by the exons ATGGCTTTCCATGGGTCCACTCGGCCAACAGTATGTGGTAATTTGTTCCCTGGATCAGATTTAGGCCATAAATATTTTTGCGTGAGCACCACGGCCGGCACTACCTCAACAGGGCTCGGAGCAACGCCAAATCCGACCGGACCCATCACACCCGCTGGGACTCCCAGGCACCCGGCATCTCTTGGAGGCAGCGCAGGTGGAGGGGCGGCCATCCCGCAACCTCACAGTAACCCAGCAAGTGAAGTTCCAAGTCCAGCAGAAATGGAGCCTGATCGACCTATCGGTTACGGTGCATTTGGTGTGGTCTG GGCTGTGACGGACCCTCGAGATGGACGCAAGGTGGCCTTGAAGAAAATGCCGAATGTCTTCCAGAACCTGGTCTCCTGCAAGCGTGTGTTCAGGGAACTCCGGATGCTGTGTTTCTTCAAACATGACAAC GTGCTGTCTGCCCTTGACATTCTCCAGCCTCCACAAATCGACTGCTTTGAAGAGAT ATATGTTATCACTGAGCTCATGCAGAGTGACCTGCATAAAGTCATCGTTTCTCCACAGCCTCTCACCACAGATCACATCAAAGTGTTCCTCTACCAGATACTCAGGG GCCTGAAGTACCTGCACTCAGCAGGCATTCTGCACAGAGACATCAAACCAGGGAACCTTCTGGTCAACAGTAACTGTCTGCTTAAG atttgtgACTTCGGTCTGGCAAGAGTGGAGGAACCAGACCCTTCTCGTCACATGACCCAGGAGGTGGTGACGCAGTATTACCGCGCTCCGGAGGTCCTGATGGGATGTCAGCATTACACATCATCTATAGACGTTTGGTCTGTAGGCTGCATCTTTGCAGAGCTGTTGGGTCGTCGCATTCTTTTCCAGGCTCAGAGCCCCATACAACAG ttggACCTGATCACTGATCTACTCGGAACTCCTCCTCTCTCCGCCATGTCATCTGCGTGTGAAGGAGCCCGAGCGCATATTTTAAGAGGACCTCACAAACCA CCATCACTGTCTGTTCTGTACATGCTGTCTGATGGAGCCACACACGAAGCTGTTCATCTTTTGTGTCGCATGCTTGTGTTTGATCCG GCCAAGCGGATCTCAGGCAGTGACGCTCTGTCTCACCCGTACCTAGATGAAGGTCGTCTAAGGTACCACACCTGCATGTGCAAGTGCTGTTATTCGGTGCCCAGCGGTAGGGTGTACACCCGGGACTTTGAGCCGCCTGCCGATCGCCCTTTTAGCCACAACTATGAGCAGAGCATGCACTCTGTCTGGCAGGGCAAAG AGCTCATCCATCGTTTTATAACAGAGCACCAGCAAGGCAAACGAGTGCCTTTGTGCATCAATCCCCAGAGTGCTGCCTTCAAAACCTTCATTAG ATCTACGGCCTGGCATTCCTCTAAAGTATCAAGGAAAGAAGAGAGATGA
- the LOC130426422 gene encoding vascular endothelial zinc finger 1 isoform X2: MDAAWSNFLFQTPPSQSQTDATLQSDLLPELTDASQDPPPEDLPPPPSTVDTAALSEEPLLVKPVSRPARPAHICSICNKQFKNSYNLRRHQSVHTGVKMKDRAAREKLDGGKAGARVERQSIPLSLLHLSIPASIPTAVDPMAHPSPIGNQQTVSLSIAPATVAMTVTQPLPTAVVVTGTMVQAAPNSNADDNLNNPTPIQISIPITNTLPVNASPNPNPNPNPVRKNHACEACGKAFRDVYHLNRHRLSHSDEKPYSCPICQQRFKRKDRMSYHVRSHQGGVEKPYVCPHCAKGFSRPDHLNSHVRQVHSTERPFKCPTCESAFATKDRLRAHMVRHEDKVPCHICGKLLSPAYITDHMRVHNQSQHHVCHICNRSFTTLTYLRVHAQKHHGQEWKDGGVGRGSGPGGVLLCQLCGVHCKTPTQLQGHMATHANQTDPNVPCPISSSSIATVGATTSVSNTPITVGLLVTDCSSIATQSHS; the protein is encoded by the exons ATGGATGCAGCTTGGAGCAACTTCCTCTTTCAG ACTCCGCCTTCACAGTCCCAAACTGATGCGACCCTCCAATCAGATCTTTTGCCGGAGCTCACGGATGCCTCTCAGGACCCGCCTCCTGAAGACTTACCCCCGCCCCCATCCACAGTGGACACGGCAGCGCTGAGTGAGGAGCCTTTACTGG TGAAACCAGTTTCTCGACCAGCCCGACCTGCACACATCTGCTCCATATGTAACAAGCAGTTTAAGAACAGCTATAACCTGCGGCGTCACCAGTCGGTCCACACCGGCGTGAAGATGAAGGACAGGGCTGCCAGAGAGAAATTAGATGGAGGGAAGGCCGGAGCACGTGTGGAGAGACAGAGCATCCCGCTTTCCCTTCTTCATCTGTCCATACCTGCCTCTATACCTACAGCAGTCGACCCCATGGCCCATCCTTCCCCTATTGGAAATCAGCAGACAGTTTCTCTCTCTATTGCCCCAGCAACGGTTGCCATGACGGTCACCCAGCCCCTCCCTACCGCAGTGGTGGTTACTGGGACAATGGTTCAG GCTGCACCAAATAGCAACGCAGACGACAACCTCAATAATCCCACCCCGATCCAAATATCTATCCCCATAACAAATACTCTGCCAGTAAACGCATCTCCTAATCCCAATCCAAACCCCAATCCGGTAAGGAAGAACCATGCTTGTGAGGCTTGTGGAAAGGCGTTCAGGGACGTGTACCATCTGAACCGGCATCGACTGTCCCATTCCGATGAGAAGCCGTACTCCTGTCCGATCTGTCAGCAGAGGTTTAAGAGAAAGGATCGCATGAGTTATCATGTCAGGTCACATCAGGGAGGGGTAGAGAAACCATACGTGTGTCCTCATTGTGCCAAGGGGTTCTCTCG GCCAGACCATCTTAACAGTCATGTGCGACAGGTGCATTCCACAGAAAGACCCTTCAAATGTCCG ACGTGCGAATCTGCGTTCGCTACTAAGGACCGGTTACGAGCTCATATGGTCAGACACGAGGACAAGGTTCCCTGCCACATATGTGGCAAACTTCTCTCCCCTGCTTACATCACTGATCACATGAGGGTCCATAACCAGTCACAGCATCATGTCTGCCACATTTGCAACCGCA GTTTCACCACGCTGACGTACCTGCGTGTCCATGCTCAGAAGCACCACGGGCAAGAGTGGAAGGATGGTGGGGTCGGCCGTGGGTCCGGTCCAGGGGGGGTGCTGTTGTGCCAGTTGTGCGGGGTGCACTGTAAGACACCCACACAGCTGCAGGGCCACATGGCCACACATGCCAACCAGACAGACCCCAATGTTCCCTGCCCCATCAGCAGCAGTTCAATTGCAACTGTGGGTGCGACGACTTCAGTTTCCAATACTCCAATCACGGTTGGCCTGCTGGTGACTGACTGCTCCAGTATCGCTACTCAGAGCCACAGCTAG
- the nme4 gene encoding nucleoside diphosphate kinase, mitochondrial, with product MCVIEYNRLAGFKASDHSASDAACCQTRSFLVKFGISTHLNMRMAGVTLGLCVHAARAAMRSSTRTSVSCFWGHGQVRSRGSNADFPGIKERTLVAVKPDGVQRRLIGEIIKRFEQRGFRLVGLKMLQAPEKLLAQHYVSLQKKPFYSSLLHYMTSGPVVAMVWEGHNVVRSSRMLVGDTDPAGAAPGTIRGDLSVHISRNVVHASDSVQGAEKEISLWFQSAELIDWEGCDHSNIYHL from the exons ATGTGTGTGATCGAGTATAACCGGCTGGCGGGGTTCAAAGCGTCAGATCATTCTGCTTCGGACGCTGCATGCTGCCAAACGAGATCATTTCTGGTGAAGTTTGGGATCTCAACACATCTGAACATGAGGATGGCGGGAGTGACGCTGGGTCTCTGCGTCCACGCTGCGCGAGCGGCCATGCGGAGTTCCACGCGCACGAGTGTTTCATGCTTTTGGGGACACGGACAAGTGCGCAGCCGCGGCAGTAACGCAG ATTTTCCTGGCATAAAGGAACGAACTTTGGTAGCCGTCAAGCCAGATGGTGTTCAGAGACGTCTGATTGGTGAGATTATCAAACGCTTTGAGCAGCGAGGATTCCGATTGGTGGGCTTAAAGATGCTGCAG GCTCCTGAGAAGTTGTTAGCTCAGCATTATGTGTCGCTGCAGAAGAAACCCTTTTACTCAAGCCTACTTCACTACATGACCTCTGGCCCTGTTGTTGCAATG GTGTGGGAGGGGCATAATGTAGTAAGGTCGTCTCGCATGCTAGTGGGGGACACGGATCCAGCGGGGGCCGCACCTGGAACTATTCGAGGAGACTTAAGTGTGCACATCAGCAG GAATGTTGTCCATGCGTCTGATTCAGTGCAAGGAGCAGAGAAAGAGATTTCGTTGTGGTTCCAGAGCGCAGAGCTCATCGATTGGGAGGGATGTGATCACAGCAACATTTACCATCTATAA
- the tlcd3ba gene encoding TLC domain containing 3Ba yields MLSILAAGSIFFPGLFLLSKRILKQGLKWGEKDAVIVSSRLVSSIQAIMASSAGYIIACSCKDIIEDQHWLTSSYILFAVPYFVYDIYAMFMCHWYKLQVKDHVEESETKPIKSAIGGYLHREFLMVLHHVVMVTVCFPVSVFWRQGKGDYFQGVMFMAELSTPSVCLGKILIQYKQQHTLLHKVNGALMLVTFFICRVLLFPYLYYAYGRYASIPFYMVPLFVPWQCNAGAALLMAPQVYWFSLICRGAFRLFTGASRHRRAPRSTDSKPKTSFLPPANGYSPSETDSH; encoded by the exons ATGCTGAGCATCCTGGCAGCTGGCTCCATATTTTTCCCAGGCCTTTTTCTCCTGTCCAAGCGGATTCTAAAACAGGGGCTCAAGTGGGGCGAGAAGGATGCCGTCATCGTCTCATCCAG aCTGGTTTCCTCCATTCAAGCCATTATGGCATCCTCTGCTGGCTATATCATCGCATGTTCATGTAAAGACATCATCGAGGACCA GCATTGGCTCACCAGCAGCTACATCCTCTTCGCTGTCCCATACTTTGTCTATGACATCTACGCCATGTTCATGTGCCACTGGTACAAGCTTCAGGTGAAAGATCATGTGGAAGAAAGCGAGACCAAACCAATTAAATCAGCCATCGGCGGCTACCTGCACAGAGAGTTCCTTATGGTCCTGCACCACGTCGTCATGGTTACCGTCTGTTTCCCTGTCTCCGTG TTCTGGAGACAGGGTAAGGGGGATTATTTCCAGGGTGTGATGTTCATGGCAGAACTCAGCACTCCATCTGTTTGCCTGGGAAAAATACTTATCCAG TACAAGCAGCAACACACTCTCCTTCATAAAGTCAATGGAGCTCTTATGCTGGTCACTTTCTTCATCTGCAGAGTTCTTCTCTTCCCCTACCTCTACTACGCCTATGGCAG GTATGCCTCCATCCCCTTCTACATGGTGCCGCTGTTTGTGCCCTGGCAGTGTAATGCTGGCGCAGCTCTGCTCATGGCCCCACAGGTCTACTGGTTTTCCCTCATCTGCAGGGGCGCCTTCCGTCTCTTCACAGGAGCCTCGCGCCACAGAAGGGCCCCCAGGAGCACGGACTCTAAGCCTAAAACCTCATTCTTGCCCCCCGCCAACGGATACAGCCCTAGTGAGACCGACTCGCACTGA
- the LOC130426422 gene encoding vascular endothelial zinc finger 1 isoform X1: MDAAWSNFLFQTPPSQSQTDATLQSDLLPELTDASQDPPPEDLPPPPSTVDTAALSEEPLLVKPVSRPARPAHICSICNKQFKNSYNLRRHQSVHTGVKMKDRAAREKLDGGKAGARVERQSIPLSLLHLSIPASIPTAVDPMAHPSPIGNQQTVSLSIAPATVAMTVTQPLPTAVVVTGTMVQVGLAAPNSNADDNLNNPTPIQISIPITNTLPVNASPNPNPNPNPVRKNHACEACGKAFRDVYHLNRHRLSHSDEKPYSCPICQQRFKRKDRMSYHVRSHQGGVEKPYVCPHCAKGFSRPDHLNSHVRQVHSTERPFKCPTCESAFATKDRLRAHMVRHEDKVPCHICGKLLSPAYITDHMRVHNQSQHHVCHICNRSFTTLTYLRVHAQKHHGQEWKDGGVGRGSGPGGVLLCQLCGVHCKTPTQLQGHMATHANQTDPNVPCPISSSSIATVGATTSVSNTPITVGLLVTDCSSIATQSHS, translated from the exons ATGGATGCAGCTTGGAGCAACTTCCTCTTTCAG ACTCCGCCTTCACAGTCCCAAACTGATGCGACCCTCCAATCAGATCTTTTGCCGGAGCTCACGGATGCCTCTCAGGACCCGCCTCCTGAAGACTTACCCCCGCCCCCATCCACAGTGGACACGGCAGCGCTGAGTGAGGAGCCTTTACTGG TGAAACCAGTTTCTCGACCAGCCCGACCTGCACACATCTGCTCCATATGTAACAAGCAGTTTAAGAACAGCTATAACCTGCGGCGTCACCAGTCGGTCCACACCGGCGTGAAGATGAAGGACAGGGCTGCCAGAGAGAAATTAGATGGAGGGAAGGCCGGAGCACGTGTGGAGAGACAGAGCATCCCGCTTTCCCTTCTTCATCTGTCCATACCTGCCTCTATACCTACAGCAGTCGACCCCATGGCCCATCCTTCCCCTATTGGAAATCAGCAGACAGTTTCTCTCTCTATTGCCCCAGCAACGGTTGCCATGACGGTCACCCAGCCCCTCCCTACCGCAGTGGTGGTTACTGGGACAATGGTTCAGGTTGGTTTG GCTGCACCAAATAGCAACGCAGACGACAACCTCAATAATCCCACCCCGATCCAAATATCTATCCCCATAACAAATACTCTGCCAGTAAACGCATCTCCTAATCCCAATCCAAACCCCAATCCGGTAAGGAAGAACCATGCTTGTGAGGCTTGTGGAAAGGCGTTCAGGGACGTGTACCATCTGAACCGGCATCGACTGTCCCATTCCGATGAGAAGCCGTACTCCTGTCCGATCTGTCAGCAGAGGTTTAAGAGAAAGGATCGCATGAGTTATCATGTCAGGTCACATCAGGGAGGGGTAGAGAAACCATACGTGTGTCCTCATTGTGCCAAGGGGTTCTCTCG GCCAGACCATCTTAACAGTCATGTGCGACAGGTGCATTCCACAGAAAGACCCTTCAAATGTCCG ACGTGCGAATCTGCGTTCGCTACTAAGGACCGGTTACGAGCTCATATGGTCAGACACGAGGACAAGGTTCCCTGCCACATATGTGGCAAACTTCTCTCCCCTGCTTACATCACTGATCACATGAGGGTCCATAACCAGTCACAGCATCATGTCTGCCACATTTGCAACCGCA GTTTCACCACGCTGACGTACCTGCGTGTCCATGCTCAGAAGCACCACGGGCAAGAGTGGAAGGATGGTGGGGTCGGCCGTGGGTCCGGTCCAGGGGGGGTGCTGTTGTGCCAGTTGTGCGGGGTGCACTGTAAGACACCCACACAGCTGCAGGGCCACATGGCCACACATGCCAACCAGACAGACCCCAATGTTCCCTGCCCCATCAGCAGCAGTTCAATTGCAACTGTGGGTGCGACGACTTCAGTTTCCAATACTCCAATCACGGTTGGCCTGCTGGTGACTGACTGCTCCAGTATCGCTACTCAGAGCCACAGCTAG